In the Thermococcus sp. MAR1 genome, one interval contains:
- a CDS encoding class I SAM-dependent methyltransferase family protein, translating to MTKTQLIKPRIREMLSKELPEELVEMLPKHWVRIGDVLILPLRSDLEPYKHRIAEVYAEVLGVKTVLRKGRIGGEFRETNYEILYGNDTVTVHVENGIRYKLDVAKIMFSPANVKERVRMARVAKPGELVVDMFAGIGHLSLPMAVHGKARVIAIEKSPYTFRFLVENIELNKVQDRMTAYNIDNRDFPGENIADRVLMGYVVTTHEFIPKALSIAKDEAVIHYHNTVPEKLMPEEPFETFKRVAREHGYEAEKLNELVIKRYAPGVWHVVVDVRVFKK from the coding sequence ATGACGAAGACGCAACTGATAAAGCCCCGCATCAGGGAGATGCTGTCGAAAGAGCTCCCGGAAGAGCTAGTCGAGATGCTCCCAAAGCACTGGGTCCGAATAGGCGACGTTCTGATTCTGCCGCTCAGGTCTGATCTTGAGCCATACAAGCACCGCATAGCGGAGGTTTACGCAGAAGTTCTCGGCGTCAAGACCGTCCTCAGGAAGGGCCGCATAGGCGGCGAGTTCAGGGAGACCAACTATGAGATACTCTACGGAAACGATACTGTGACGGTCCACGTAGAGAACGGGATAAGGTACAAGCTCGACGTGGCAAAGATAATGTTCTCTCCGGCCAACGTCAAGGAGCGCGTTAGGATGGCAAGGGTGGCCAAACCAGGGGAGCTGGTTGTTGACATGTTCGCCGGAATCGGACACCTGAGCCTGCCGATGGCCGTCCACGGAAAGGCCCGAGTGATAGCAATAGAGAAGAGCCCCTATACATTCCGCTTCCTGGTGGAGAACATCGAGCTGAACAAGGTTCAGGACAGGATGACGGCCTACAACATTGACAACCGCGACTTTCCGGGGGAGAACATAGCGGACAGGGTTCTGATGGGCTACGTTGTTACAACTCATGAGTTCATACCCAAAGCGCTCAGCATAGCGAAGGACGAGGCGGTGATCCACTATCATAACACTGTTCCAGAGAAGCTTATGCCAGAGGAGCCCTTCGAGACGTTCAAAAGGGTGGCGAGGGAGCACGGCTATGAGGCCGAGAAGCTCAATGAGCTGGTCATAAAGCGCTACGCCCCAGGTGTGTGGCACGTCGTCGTTGACGTGAGGGTTTTTAAAAAATAA
- the tuf gene encoding translation elongation factor EF-1 subunit alpha, which produces MAKEKPHVNIVFIGHVDHGKSTTIGRLLFDTANIPENIIKKFEEMGEKGKSFKFAWVMDRLKEERERGITIDVAHTKFETPHRYITIIDAPGHRDFVKNMITGASQADAAVLVVAATDGVMPQTKEHAFLARTLGIGHIIVAINKMDMVNYDEKKFKQVAEQVKKLLMMLGYKDFPIIPISAWEGDNVVKKSDNMPWYNGPTLIDALDQIPEPPKPTDKPLRIPIQDVYSIKGVGTVPVGRVETGVLRVGDVVIFEPASTIFHKPIQGEVKSIEMHHEAMQEALPGDNIGFNVRGVGKNDIKRGDVAGHTTNPPTVVRPKDTFKAQIIVLNHPTAITVGYTPVLHAHTLQVAVRFEQLLAKLDPRTGNIVEENPQFIKTGDSAIVVLRPTKPMVIEPVKEIPQMGRFAIRDMGQTVAAGMVISIQKAE; this is translated from the coding sequence ATGGCTAAGGAGAAGCCGCACGTTAACATCGTCTTTATAGGCCACGTCGACCACGGAAAGAGCACCACCATCGGAAGGCTGCTCTTCGACACCGCCAACATACCGGAGAACATCATCAAGAAGTTCGAGGAGATGGGTGAGAAGGGCAAGTCCTTCAAGTTCGCCTGGGTCATGGACAGGCTCAAGGAGGAGCGCGAGAGGGGTATCACCATCGACGTCGCCCACACCAAGTTCGAGACCCCGCACAGGTACATCACCATCATCGACGCTCCGGGCCACAGGGACTTCGTTAAGAACATGATCACCGGTGCCAGCCAGGCTGACGCTGCCGTTCTCGTCGTCGCTGCCACCGACGGTGTCATGCCGCAGACCAAGGAGCACGCCTTCCTTGCCAGGACCCTCGGTATCGGCCACATCATCGTCGCCATCAACAAGATGGACATGGTCAACTACGACGAGAAGAAGTTCAAGCAGGTCGCTGAGCAGGTCAAGAAGCTCCTCATGATGCTTGGCTACAAGGACTTCCCGATCATCCCGATCAGCGCTTGGGAGGGCGACAACGTCGTCAAGAAGAGCGACAACATGCCCTGGTACAACGGCCCGACCCTCATCGACGCCCTCGACCAGATCCCCGAGCCGCCGAAGCCGACCGACAAGCCGCTCCGCATCCCGATCCAGGACGTCTACTCCATTAAGGGTGTCGGTACCGTCCCGGTCGGCCGTGTCGAGACCGGTGTCCTCCGCGTCGGCGACGTCGTCATCTTCGAGCCGGCCAGCACCATCTTCCACAAGCCGATCCAGGGTGAGGTTAAGTCCATCGAGATGCACCACGAGGCCATGCAGGAGGCCCTTCCGGGTGACAACATCGGATTCAACGTCCGTGGCGTTGGTAAGAACGACATAAAGCGCGGTGACGTTGCTGGACACACCACCAACCCGCCGACCGTTGTCAGGCCGAAGGACACCTTCAAGGCCCAGATCATCGTCCTCAACCACCCAACAGCTATCACCGTCGGCTACACCCCGGTCCTCCACGCGCACACCCTCCAGGTCGCCGTCAGGTTCGAGCAGCTCCTCGCCAAGCTCGACCCGAGGACCGGCAACATCGTCGAGGAGAACCCGCAGTTCATCAAGACCGGTGACTCCGCCATCGTCGTCCTCAGGCCGACCAAGCCGATGGTCATCGAGCCGGTCAAGGAGATCCCGCAGATGGGCAGGTTCGCCATCCGTGACATGGGCCAGACTGTCGCTGCCGGTATGGTTATCTCCATCCAGAAGGCCGAGTGA
- a CDS encoding aldehyde ferredoxin oxidoreductase family protein, whose protein sequence is MEAKGGYWGKILRVNLTTHEVKVEPLPEEFPRKYLGGVGFGARLLYDEVPAGADPLGPENKMIITPGLFVATGIGTGSKTAFNFKSPLTGAYGRSMAGAKMGEELKKAGYDVLIIEGQSEEPVLLVIEDDEVKIVPAEGYWGLTTGEARKKAKEEYPGFATAFIGPAGENLSRIATIETDDRQAGRGGPGAVLGSKKLKGILVKGTKKIPIAEPEKLRGLIKEWAMVFKDHPATKADMDYGSGEFLDWMNRERGTFPVRNWQMGFFKKAYEKAKEEGREHIGIDPYFWAPKYRVGRKPCPLCNKPCSQYIKVESEKWGTFMTDGPEYETLYSFGGVLELDDFETVAYLNYLADELGLDTISAGVTIAWAMEAYERGLLTKEETDGLELTFGNGEAAVEALKKMAYREGNLGELLADGVKRASERLGKGSEKFAMHVKGMEPPAYDVRGIKGMALAFAVNVRGADHLTSGAYGTELVGKWWKFEGVDRTRGENKGFEIAFHENLMAVYDATGVCKFSRHMYFLEGFPPLVEAVTGMNIGEAELMVIGERIMNIARAFNVREGFTRKDDTLPYRIMWEPIPEGVSKGLHVPPWELDRMLDEYYQARGWSRDGIPTKAKLMALDLPDISEDIGAGV, encoded by the coding sequence ATGGAGGCGAAAGGTGGTTACTGGGGCAAGATTCTAAGGGTCAACCTGACGACCCACGAGGTCAAGGTGGAGCCCCTGCCCGAGGAGTTCCCAAGGAAGTACCTCGGCGGTGTTGGCTTTGGAGCCAGACTCCTCTACGACGAGGTTCCAGCCGGGGCAGACCCCCTCGGACCGGAGAACAAGATGATAATCACCCCCGGCCTGTTCGTTGCCACTGGAATCGGAACCGGTTCAAAGACGGCGTTCAACTTCAAGAGCCCGCTCACCGGTGCCTACGGCCGCTCGATGGCCGGAGCCAAGATGGGTGAAGAACTGAAGAAGGCCGGCTACGACGTTTTGATAATAGAAGGCCAGAGCGAGGAACCGGTTCTCTTAGTCATAGAGGACGACGAGGTTAAGATCGTTCCAGCCGAGGGCTACTGGGGATTAACTACCGGTGAGGCCAGGAAGAAGGCCAAGGAAGAGTATCCAGGCTTTGCCACAGCTTTCATCGGCCCGGCTGGAGAGAACCTCAGCAGAATAGCGACGATAGAGACCGACGACAGGCAGGCCGGTAGGGGCGGCCCCGGTGCCGTCCTTGGAAGCAAGAAGCTCAAGGGAATTCTCGTCAAGGGAACTAAGAAGATACCTATTGCCGAGCCAGAGAAGCTCCGCGGGCTCATCAAGGAGTGGGCCATGGTCTTTAAGGACCACCCGGCTACGAAGGCAGACATGGACTACGGAAGCGGTGAGTTCCTCGACTGGATGAACAGGGAAAGGGGAACCTTCCCGGTCAGGAACTGGCAGATGGGCTTCTTCAAGAAGGCCTACGAGAAGGCCAAGGAGGAAGGCAGGGAGCACATCGGAATCGACCCCTACTTCTGGGCGCCGAAATACCGCGTTGGAAGGAAGCCGTGCCCGCTCTGTAACAAGCCGTGCAGCCAGTACATCAAGGTAGAGAGCGAAAAGTGGGGCACCTTCATGACGGATGGACCAGAATACGAGACCCTCTACTCCTTCGGCGGTGTGCTTGAGTTAGACGACTTCGAGACGGTGGCTTACCTCAACTATCTGGCGGACGAACTTGGTCTCGACACCATCTCAGCGGGTGTCACCATCGCCTGGGCAATGGAAGCCTACGAGAGAGGGCTCCTCACCAAGGAGGAAACGGATGGCCTTGAGCTGACCTTCGGAAACGGTGAGGCAGCGGTTGAGGCCCTCAAGAAGATGGCCTACCGCGAGGGCAACCTCGGAGAGCTTTTGGCGGATGGTGTCAAGAGGGCCAGCGAGAGGCTCGGCAAGGGCAGCGAGAAGTTCGCCATGCACGTCAAGGGTATGGAGCCGCCGGCGTATGACGTTAGGGGAATTAAGGGAATGGCGCTGGCCTTTGCAGTCAACGTCCGCGGTGCAGATCATCTCACCAGCGGTGCCTACGGAACCGAGCTTGTAGGAAAGTGGTGGAAGTTCGAGGGCGTCGACAGGACCAGGGGCGAGAACAAGGGGTTCGAGATAGCGTTCCACGAGAACCTCATGGCTGTCTACGACGCCACCGGCGTCTGTAAGTTCTCAAGGCACATGTACTTCCTTGAGGGCTTCCCGCCTCTCGTCGAGGCCGTAACTGGAATGAACATCGGTGAAGCAGAGCTGATGGTCATCGGTGAGAGGATAATGAACATAGCGAGGGCCTTCAACGTCAGGGAAGGCTTCACCAGAAAGGACGATACCTTACCGTACAGGATTATGTGGGAGCCGATTCCGGAAGGAGTTAGCAAGGGCCTACACGTCCCGCCGTGGGAGCTCGACAGGATGCTCGATGAGTACTACCAGGCTCGTGGATGGAGCAGAGACGGAATCCCGACAAAGGCCAAGCTCATGGCCCTGGATTTGCCAGACATCTCCGAGGACATTGGGGCCGGGGTTTAA
- the cas4 gene encoding CRISPR-associated protein Cas4 has protein sequence MSNNGHNEGDELIEFYASEALTCPRRIYFRLKGYPERWPEFVKVRLNQGINTHNILGEILQKRFGFELEKRMILRSSRLGFEIHGRVDAIRDFPIEIKGKTSLPRNPYDYHLAQLNVYLRWAEAEYGYLYYIKLHEEPMKVINKIDFSRFPIVKGPNFKAFEVPYDGKLFRETLRHFYSVKRAYEKGKPPKGWNDFACRFCPYRYLCYPDEE, from the coding sequence ATGAGCAATAACGGTCACAATGAAGGTGATGAACTCATAGAGTTTTACGCCAGCGAGGCTCTAACCTGTCCCAGAAGGATATACTTCCGACTCAAGGGTTATCCTGAGAGGTGGCCGGAGTTCGTTAAGGTGAGGCTCAACCAGGGGATAAACACCCACAACATCCTTGGCGAGATTCTGCAGAAACGTTTCGGCTTTGAACTTGAAAAGCGCATGATACTGCGCTCCTCCCGCCTGGGCTTCGAGATACACGGGAGGGTGGATGCCATAAGGGATTTCCCCATCGAAATCAAGGGGAAGACGAGCCTCCCGCGGAACCCCTACGACTACCACCTTGCCCAGCTAAACGTCTACCTCCGCTGGGCAGAGGCAGAGTATGGCTATCTCTACTACATCAAGCTCCACGAGGAGCCGATGAAGGTTATCAACAAGATAGACTTCTCCCGCTTCCCCATAGTTAAGGGGCCAAACTTTAAAGCTTTTGAAGTTCCCTACGACGGCAAGCTTTTCCGCGAGACGCTGAGGCACTTCTACTCCGTTAAGCGGGCATACGAGAAAGGAAAGCCCCCAAAGGGCTGGAACGATTTCGCATGTAGGTTCTGCCCGTACAGGTACCTGTGCTATCCGGACGAGGAATGA
- a CDS encoding MBL fold metallo-hydrolase, whose translation MALRKLGDSAYLYPGSPSTLIRVVEGGAIIVDPGHGSGRHKDLRREVRKLGLEIKAQLATHGHADHVAVAPRINAPLFIHRFEFSIAESPLNRELLTFGSKAPEGFLAYQFPEEVKVHAVFEWGDEPFGLKAVKLNGHSPGMTGFLDEENGIVYAGDAFFGERVIEAVGLPYLVDPRLFRASIKELHNYAEKGFLLIPSHGKAVKDGEALELLDFNLNRVEEMENLIIELLKNPMGLDELAFKIMGHYGVEVTPQKLALNLVPLRAFIAQLYNEGKIEALIEDGLKWRARRD comes from the coding sequence ATCGTTGACCCAGGTCACGGGAGTGGGAGACACAAGGACCTTAGGCGAGAGGTCAGGAAGCTCGGGCTCGAGATAAAAGCTCAGCTCGCAACGCATGGCCACGCGGACCACGTGGCGGTGGCGCCCAGGATAAACGCCCCCCTCTTCATCCACCGCTTCGAGTTCTCCATCGCCGAGAGCCCGCTTAACAGGGAGCTCCTCACCTTCGGCTCGAAGGCACCGGAGGGATTCTTAGCCTACCAGTTCCCAGAGGAGGTTAAAGTTCACGCAGTTTTCGAGTGGGGGGATGAGCCGTTCGGCCTAAAGGCCGTCAAGCTGAACGGTCATTCTCCGGGAATGACTGGCTTTCTGGACGAGGAGAATGGTATCGTCTACGCAGGAGACGCTTTCTTCGGAGAGAGGGTAATAGAAGCGGTTGGATTGCCCTATCTGGTCGATCCAAGACTATTTAGAGCTTCAATTAAAGAATTGCATAATTATGCAGAAAAGGGCTTCCTGCTCATACCCTCCCATGGAAAGGCCGTGAAGGATGGGGAGGCGCTTGAACTGCTCGACTTTAATCTCAACCGCGTCGAGGAAATGGAGAACCTCATCATAGAACTCCTCAAAAACCCCATGGGGCTCGATGAGCTGGCCTTCAAAATTATGGGACATTACGGGGTCGAGGTGACACCCCAAAAACTCGCCCTCAACCTCGTCCCGCTGAGGGCCTTTATAGCTCAGCTCTACAACGAAGGGAAGATCGAGGCCCTCATTGAAGATGGATTGAAGTGGAGGGCTAGAAGGGATTGA
- the rpsJ gene encoding 30S ribosomal protein S10, translating into MQKARIKLASTNIKALNEVTDQIKQIAERTGVRMSGPIPLPTKRIRITTRKSPDGEGTATFDKFELRVHKRLVDIEADERAMRQIMRIRVPEDVTIEIELIS; encoded by the coding sequence ATGCAGAAGGCAAGGATTAAGCTCGCAAGCACCAACATTAAGGCCCTCAACGAGGTCACCGACCAGATCAAGCAGATAGCCGAGAGGACCGGCGTCAGGATGAGCGGACCCATACCGCTCCCGACCAAGAGGATAAGGATCACCACCAGGAAGAGCCCGGACGGCGAGGGCACCGCAACCTTCGACAAGTTTGAGCTCCGCGTTCACAAGAGGCTCGTCGACATCGAGGCCGACGAAAGGGCCATGCGCCAGATCATGCGCATCCGCGTCCCCGAGGACGTCACCATCGAGATCGAGCTCATCTCATGA